In Spirochaetota bacterium, the DNA window GCTGGAAACTACAGAGAAGCTATAAGATTATTGCAGGTAGTTTTGGATGATGACCCTGCTAATGTTAGTGCTAGGAATTTACTTAACGATGCTAGAGCAAAGTATAATCAAGTTGTGGTAAAGGATAGAGAGAAGATTCAAAGAGATATAGCTTCGTTTATCTCAAAAGGTGTTGAGGAGTATAGAAAGGGGAATGTTAACAAGGCTATTGAATACTGGCAGAGAGTTTTGGAGATAGACCCTGGGAATGATCAGGCAAGGAAGTATATAGCTAGAGCAAAACTTGGAAGATGAGGGGATGGTCGGATTTGAACCGACGAATAGCGGTTTTGCAGACCGCCGCCTTTGGCCCCTTGGCTACATCCCCATCTTAATCATATTCTAAATCTAGTCTTAAAACCATTTCAAACTCACACAGAATAGTGTTGTCTTAAAAGTAGTGTTTTTTATCTCAACTAAATTCTATTTGACTAGAGTATAGGAAAATTATTACCATTTTAGTATGATAATAGAAGTAGCAGAAAAAACGAAGATTTGGTATAATTATACCGTTACATTATCTAGCAGTTTGAGTAAGGCCGAATTTTATATGACTTAATTTTTTAAGAGGAGTGGTCTATGGAAGTTGAAGTTGCGAAGGATATAGGTTTTTGTTTCGGTGTTAGGAAAGCTGTTGGTAGACTTGATGAAATACTAGAAAAAGAGAGTGTCAAGGTTTATGTTACTGGTGATTTGATACACAACAAGGACTTTCTCAAAAGGTATGATAATAAAAATGTTGAGTTTAATCAAGATGTTGGTTCGTACTCAGAAAAAGGTATAGCGATAATAAGAGCGCATGGTATATCTGACGAAGAGAGAAGAAAACTTAATTCAAATCCTAACCTTCTGAAAGTTATAGACGCTAGTTGTCCTTATGTTTTGAGGGTTCATTATCTTACCAAGAAGATGGTAAAAGAGGGTTACCATATAGTTATAATCGGTGAGGCAACACATCCTGAAACAAGAGGTTACTACCTAAACGTGAAGGATAATGCAACTGTGATAAACTCTGTGGAAGAGATAAGGAATATACCAAAAGTGAAGAAGATAGCAGTCTTTGGACAGACTACTATGAATTATCACAAATTTAAGAGTATAGTTGCTGAGATGGTTACGGAGTTTGATGAGGTAAGGGTTTTTATGACGATATGTCCACCTGTTTATAACAGACAGAAATCAGTTGAAGAGTTATCGCGAGAGTGTGACCTTATGATTGTTCTAGGGGGATACAATAGTTCAAACACTAAAAAGTTGAGAGATATATGTGCAAAATATACTGAAGCAATACACATTGAGAATTTATCACAGTTAGATGTATCAATATTGAAGGGTAAGAAGAAGGTAGGTATTGCTGCTGGAACTTCTACACCTGACTGGGTAATACAGGAAGTGTATGAATTTTTGAAAAACTACAATCCTCATTAGATTTTGTTTGGAAGCGTAGTTGCCGCGTTGTAATACGTTTGTGTGACATTATAGAATGGAGATTGATTAGGAATTATAGTTACTCTCCGAAAAAGAAGTTGTTTATGAAATCCTTAACTTTTTTGAAGAATTCACCTTTTTTTGAGTTAGTATCTTGTAGTATGACATTACTTTTAAGAACCGAGTAGTAAATCATACCTACCGCTTTCGCGTATATGGGGTTCTTAACAGTGTCTGACAATCCCCCGATGTTTTCAATGTATCCTATCCTACAGGGTAAGTCAAAGATATTCTCGGCGGTTTCTTCTATGCCCGGTATTAACGAGCTACCACCTGTTAGGACGATACCAGCAGTTGCTATCTCGTACATACCACTACTTTCAAGTTGTTTTTTGACCTCGGAGAATATCTCCTCAACTCTTGCTTCAATCACTTTTGCTAAGTCTACTCGCTTCACACTCTTTACTCGTTTGTTTATCATCTGTATTTCAATAGTTTCATTTGTGTCAACACTTATTGGTGAGGAGTGACCGTAGAGTTTTTTGATCTTCTCACTCTGTTGGAGTGTTGTTTTGAATATTGATGATATATCACTTGTTATATCTATACCTCCTAACGGAATAGCACCGTTGAACCAGACACTTCCGTTGTAATATCCGATTGTTTCAGTAGTTCCTCCACCAATGTCAATTAGAACTACTCCTAAATCTTTCTCCTCCTCCGTAAGTAAAAGTTCGCCTTCTGCTATTGAGCCAACGGAAAAATCTCTTATTGCTAGATTTGCCTTTGATACCGCTTTGATTAGGTTTTGTAGTTGTGTTACATTTGCGTTTATTATCCTTAATGATACTTCTAGCCTTGTTCCGTTCATACCGAGAGGGTTTTTTATACCATCCTGATTATCAACGGAGTATTGTTGTGGTATCACATGTATAACCTCTTTGTTCATTGGAACAACTCTCTCAGTTGCTGAGTTTATCGCTCTTCTAACTTCGTTGTCGGTTATCTCTCTTTCTTTGTTATTAACTGCTACTACGGACTTTGTGTTTATTCCCTCACAGTATATACTGGATAGCCCTAAATAAACACTGTTTATCTGAATACCTGCCATTATCTCTGCTTCTTCAACGGCCTTTGATATACTGTTTGAGGCTTCATGTATATTTACTATCGTACCTCTCTTGATACCTTCTGAAAGCACTTGTCCTGCTCCTAGTATCTCTATGTCGTTTTTTGAATTTACTCTTGCTATCACGCAACACGTTTTGTAGCTTCCTATATCAACTGATGCTACTATGTTATCTTCAGTACTTTTGGAAGGCATCTTCTAACTCTTTGAAGGTATTTTAAATATTTGAATAATTTCTATTCAACAAGAACCTGTCCAGGATAGTTAATGTTAGTTAGCATTAATGAGAATTTTTGCAAGTTCTTTTTTACTACATCTATAATCAGTATCTAGACCGCACTAAGGAGTATAGTAATGTATAACTCAAAACTCTATGTAATTATGGAGATAGAAAATGTTATATATGATTTCACAAATTACTATTTGAAAGTGGTTGATTATATAGGAACATTTTTAAATGAAAACTTGGGGATTGACAAGCAAGAGTTTGTAAATTGCTTCGTTAATCAAATCAAGTCTGAAATTTTTGTAAGTAATGATTATCTTTATACTACTTATCAAGTGTTGAAGAATTGTGATGATAGAACTGTTACTTTTCCAAACAACAACTCAAAGGTTTCCTTTATTAATGGTTTGAGAATGAAGTTCAATCAAGGACGTGTTAAGTGTATCAAGTTTCATAGTGGTGCATTGACATTTCTAAAGAAACTTAAAGACATGGGTATAGTAATAATAGGTTTTACTAACTCGTCCTCAAGAACTATAAAGCAGAGATTGAAAATACTTGATATAGACAAATACTTTGATACAATATACTGTTTGCAGGATCATTTTCATAGTGTTGATGAGAGTAAGGTTGATGAATCAGCAGTTTCAGGGATCTGGTATAATTCGGTATGTAATAATGTTTCATCACTTATGTGCGATGTAATAGAGTTTCCGCAAACCTATCTCAAACCGTCAAAGAGGGGTCTTCAAAGGATACTGGAGGATGAGGAGATATCAGGTAGTAATGTTATTGTGTTTGGAAATTCGTTGGAAAATGACATAATGCCATCCAAGTTGCTAGGGCTCAAAACAGTGTTTTTTAATACTAGGACAAGAATACAAGATAGAAGTCTTGTTTCAAAATTTCTAGAACATCTGGATTCAAAGACTGTCAGGAAGATTTTGAACTTTCCGAAAAATAAAAAGTTTTTGAATGAGATTAGTGATCTTATTTCAGTGTCGTCGTTATCAGAGTTTATATATGTTTTAGAGAGTGCTAGAGTAAGGATATAACTACTCAAAAAGTCTATAAAGTTCAGGTTGTATAGGAGGTACTTCTACACCTGTGCTTTTCTTTGACTTAACTTCAAAACTTACGAAAGGTTCAAAAAACGCAAAATTTCTTGCTTCATCCTTATACAACCTTATCCCACCGCTCAATGACGCGGTCCAGTCATACAAGTCTCGTGTTATAGATACCGTTACACCAGTGTTCTTAAAGAGTGTTCTTCTCAGAGCGTTTATATCAAATATGTTAATGGCGTCAAGTATATCCTGAACCAAACTTACAGATGGAACATTATACCTTTGAGCATATTCAGGAACATATCTGTAGATTTTGTTATTAACAACACTAGTGGACAAAGCAAAACTCCAGTTTTCGTCTATTATGCCGCCAACGGAGAAGGATAGACTGAATATGTTGTTTATAGGGTTTTTGTAATCAAAGTTCAATCCATAACCTATGTTGATGTAAGTTATGCGTTCTACAAGAAAGCCTATAACTAGATCCTTGAAAGAGAGACCACCTGAAAAGCCTGAACCTACTGGATCAAACACAACATTATCGTTTGATAGCATTATCCTGTAAGAAACTCTGTAGCTTAGGAGTGGTCCAAAAGATATATTTATTGTTATCGGGTTTGAGATTTTATTCGTCCAGTAGGTTTTGTCATCTCTATATTTAATTTCACTCTTAAGGAAGAGTAGGTTGTATGATATTCCTGAGGATGCTACGATAGATGAGAAACCGAAAAAGTTTAGTATTGCGTTTGAAAGCAAACTCAAGTTCAGTAGTCTTAAAGAAGCACCAACTCCAACTCCGTGAGATGTTATATCGTCAATGTAAGGGTCCTCATCTGGGGAAAGGAGTTTTGGTCTTGTAAGTCTGTAAGAAATGTTATGTGATACTGAAACTCTGGGGTCTACTAACAACAGGGTATCTCCAAAAAGCACTCTACCAATGCTCATAGAGTTACCTAGATTAAGTGTTGCTAGTGAGTTAAGGTCGTCTTGCTTCTTTCTTATAGGGTTGTCAGTTCTAGTCCATATACTATTATTCTGTATTCCTAGAGAAGAAGCAATTGAAATGATGTTATCAAGCAGTCCTAAAGAACTAGACACTCCTATGCTTTCCCTATGGTTAAATGTATCTTCAATCGGTGTCCCATCCTCAATTCTATAAACAGAGTTCGGAGTGATTGAAATGTTAGCAGAAGGTGAAACATTCAACTGAAGCCACTTGAAGGTCTGAACATTCGTTGAAAAGTTTATATTAGTTGTTCGGTTAGTTGTCGCTAGGTTGGTTGGTGGTAAGTTGTTTGTTGCTAGGTTAGTTGTTGTAAGGTTTGTTTGAGGTCTAGGTAGTAGGCGATTGGTGTCAACAGACAGGTTAGTAGATATAACTGTAATTATGTTTGTAAGGATATTAGTTTGTATTAGGTTAGTGTTAGTATCTTTTTGTTCAACTATATTGGTATTAATGTTCGTTATGTAGTTGGTTGTGATTCTTAACAAGTCTATTTCAAATGAACTTCTGTTGATAATTGTCCCATTTGTTGAATATTTTCTTATTGGTTGAGTGGTAGGAACATTGGTGTTCGTTGAGACATTTGTTATTTTCTCTTCGTATGTTAGAGAGATTATGTTCCCAAGACTTGCTGAGTAAGATATGTAAGGACCTGACAACCTCTGTAAGTCGTATCGGTAGTAGTCATTTGCATACTTGTTGGTTTTATTCTCAATTATAACAACACCAAAACTGTTTGTATTGGTGAGACTATAACCACTTCTTAACTGATAGACCCAATCCAAACCTAGGCTAAATGATGATATTCCATACTGATATGATGCTCTTAATGACCTTGTGATGTTTTGTTTCGGTCCTGGTGGAGACCAGAATATATTTTCGTTCGGGAATACGAACTTACGAATATCAAATTTTTCTCTTCTTGAGGAGAACTTGTATGGTAGAAAAGGATCATTTAAGTCCTCGGTAGTGAAACTTGCGGAAGTTCCAGCAGCAGTATAGTTGAACCTAAGGTTATAATGCCATCCAAATGTCCTATATTCTCTAAAGTCGTTTTTACCATACTGGTCTATATAA includes these proteins:
- the ispH gene encoding 4-hydroxy-3-methylbut-2-enyl diphosphate reductase; its protein translation is MEVEVAKDIGFCFGVRKAVGRLDEILEKESVKVYVTGDLIHNKDFLKRYDNKNVEFNQDVGSYSEKGIAIIRAHGISDEERRKLNSNPNLLKVIDASCPYVLRVHYLTKKMVKEGYHIVIIGEATHPETRGYYLNVKDNATVINSVEEIRNIPKVKKIAVFGQTTMNYHKFKSIVAEMVTEFDEVRVFMTICPPVYNRQKSVEELSRECDLMIVLGGYNSSNTKKLRDICAKYTEAIHIENLSQLDVSILKGKKKVGIAAGTSTPDWVIQEVYEFLKNYNPH
- the ftsA gene encoding cell division protein FtsA encodes the protein MPSKSTEDNIVASVDIGSYKTCCVIARVNSKNDIEILGAGQVLSEGIKRGTIVNIHEASNSISKAVEEAEIMAGIQINSVYLGLSSIYCEGINTKSVVAVNNKEREITDNEVRRAINSATERVVPMNKEVIHVIPQQYSVDNQDGIKNPLGMNGTRLEVSLRIINANVTQLQNLIKAVSKANLAIRDFSVGSIAEGELLLTEEEKDLGVVLIDIGGGTTETIGYYNGSVWFNGAIPLGGIDITSDISSIFKTTLQQSEKIKKLYGHSSPISVDTNETIEIQMINKRVKSVKRVDLAKVIEARVEEIFSEVKKQLESSGMYEIATAGIVLTGGSSLIPGIEETAENIFDLPCRIGYIENIGGLSDTVKNPIYAKAVGMIYYSVLKSNVILQDTNSKKGEFFKKVKDFINNFFFGE
- a CDS encoding HAD hydrolase-like protein, which produces MYNSKLYVIMEIENVIYDFTNYYLKVVDYIGTFLNENLGIDKQEFVNCFVNQIKSEIFVSNDYLYTTYQVLKNCDDRTVTFPNNNSKVSFINGLRMKFNQGRVKCIKFHSGALTFLKKLKDMGIVIIGFTNSSSRTIKQRLKILDIDKYFDTIYCLQDHFHSVDESKVDESAVSGIWYNSVCNNVSSLMCDVIEFPQTYLKPSKRGLQRILEDEEISGSNVIVFGNSLENDIMPSKLLGLKTVFFNTRTRIQDRSLVSKFLEHLDSKTVRKILNFPKNKKFLNEISDLISVSSLSEFIYVLESARVRI